One window from the genome of Mycolicibacterium gadium encodes:
- a CDS encoding HNH endonuclease gives MLSMPLRSYSDVPNRIVRLFLQEAGRQYDANRGYPRFGSMPKSLINRFAGQCAYCGAPVSKPIEEHLVPMNRVSVGLHAWGNVVPACKPCNDAKADNAWASHPRLDNDRRAMIQAYIDEFGYAPVVDELRVVIEKLYELADRQTRALIEFGLIASQPYIAGLHASPPGSRENRIG, from the coding sequence ATGTTGTCGATGCCTCTCAGAAGTTACTCGGATGTCCCGAACAGGATCGTGAGGTTGTTCCTTCAGGAAGCCGGGCGTCAGTACGACGCGAATCGTGGATACCCCCGCTTTGGATCAATGCCTAAGAGTCTCATCAATCGCTTCGCAGGCCAGTGCGCGTATTGCGGAGCCCCAGTCTCGAAGCCCATAGAAGAACACTTAGTGCCAATGAACCGCGTGTCGGTCGGCCTACACGCTTGGGGCAACGTCGTGCCTGCCTGCAAGCCGTGTAACGATGCGAAAGCAGACAACGCATGGGCCAGCCATCCTCGTCTTGACAACGACCGCCGCGCGATGATTCAGGCGTATATCGACGAGTTTGGGTATGCGCCGGTTGTCGATGAGCTCCGAGTGGTGATCGAAAAGCTCTACGAACTGGCCGATAGGCAAACCCGTGCATTGATCGAGTTTGGTTTGATAGCTTCCCAGCCTTACATCGCAGGTCTTCACGCGTCACCCCCCGGCAGTCGCGAGAACCGAATAGGGTAA
- a CDS encoding HNH endonuclease: MAKEDVTRGDVLAALSEFDTLQQKAFLQKYGMKKATKYFVKHDGKLYDSKAILAAAHGHHQDYAPLVWEDFSGGKADAVKFLQDLGFEVAEARDFNWARDELILACDLMCDNDWKAVRAHDPRAVELSELLRRMPLHPVELRKPDFRSPNSIQQKTFNIETSFGNDGMGGKKATKGGALDLVVRKEFQDDEKHMRAAAKLIRDGLLSGILAGESLGLPDLDEMESTAVEGRLLERRHLSRERSRKLRKNKIASHLKSHVTLACEVCKFDFSAKYGPHGDRYIECHHVIPLAKSGAKETKLQDLILICANCHRMIHRRSPWLTPDELRNLIADNANKK, from the coding sequence GTGGCAAAGGAGGACGTGACAAGGGGCGATGTGCTGGCAGCGCTCAGTGAATTCGACACCTTGCAGCAAAAAGCATTCCTCCAGAAGTACGGCATGAAGAAGGCCACTAAGTACTTCGTCAAGCACGACGGAAAGCTCTACGACTCGAAGGCCATACTGGCTGCCGCCCATGGACACCACCAAGATTACGCACCGTTGGTTTGGGAAGATTTCTCGGGCGGCAAGGCCGACGCGGTCAAGTTTCTGCAGGATCTAGGCTTCGAGGTGGCCGAAGCTCGCGACTTCAACTGGGCAAGAGACGAGCTAATCCTTGCCTGTGACCTGATGTGCGACAACGACTGGAAAGCCGTCCGGGCACACGACCCTCGAGCAGTTGAACTCTCAGAGTTGTTACGCCGCATGCCACTACACCCGGTGGAGCTCCGTAAGCCAGACTTCCGCAGCCCGAACAGTATCCAACAGAAGACCTTCAACATCGAGACCAGCTTTGGCAACGACGGCATGGGCGGCAAAAAGGCGACTAAGGGCGGTGCACTAGACCTCGTCGTTAGGAAGGAGTTTCAGGATGACGAGAAACATATGCGTGCCGCGGCGAAACTCATTCGCGACGGTCTGCTCTCCGGGATACTGGCCGGCGAGTCGCTCGGGCTGCCCGATTTAGACGAAATGGAAAGCACCGCAGTCGAGGGCCGACTACTTGAGCGGCGACATCTGTCACGCGAGAGGAGCCGTAAGCTACGGAAAAACAAGATCGCAAGCCACCTCAAATCACACGTAACCCTGGCATGCGAAGTTTGCAAATTTGATTTTTCCGCAAAGTATGGCCCACACGGCGACCGCTACATCGAATGTCATCATGTTATCCCCCTCGCCAAATCAGGCGCGAAAGAAACGAAGCTGCAAGACCTCATTCTAATCTGCGCCAATTGTCACCGAATGATCCACCGTCGTAGCCCTTGGCTGACTCCGGACGAACTCCGAAATCTCATCGCGGACAACGCGAATAAGAAGTGA